The DNA sequence ACAAAACTGTTCATTTAATCTCAGTGATGACAGCTGCTCCACTGCTGAAGGGGcttcttcaatctcttgtGCAATTGAATTCAAAGGCAGAATTGTTGAGCAAAGAAATGACACATTTGCGGATTCTTTATCGTCTGCTAGCGAAAAATCGAGTTCGAATGTGGATCAAGGGAGGTGAGCTTCATTCAAGAATCTTTGTTATTGTAGACTACCTTTGAGATCTTTAGTCATAGTGAAACTGTACTAGTGTTTTCTTGCAGCATTAGATCCTCTGCTGATGAGGGCATCAAGCAAAGAAATGGCTTGTTTGAGGATTCTTTGTCATCTGCTAGTGATCAGCACTCAAGTTTAATTACAGATCAGCAGAGGTGAACTTGATTACATGCTTGATTTTGGAACTATAATAATCTTGTTTGAAAACCTCTTTAGCTTAGAAGTGATACATTGGTAGTTTAAACTTGGACTAGTTGTTTTCTTGCAGTGGTGTGTGCTGTCATAGCTTTAGATCTTGTGCTGATGATTCCAACAGCCAAGTAGATGATTCCATGGCTCTAGTTGTGGTTGATACGCCTCAAAGGGAGCATAGGATTGATCCGGTGGCTCTTGATGCTTCAGTGAGGGAGGTGCTCGACACACTGAGGCGGGCAAAGGAGGAACTTCAGAGCTCCATGGTGAGACGGCGGATGAAGATGATGGGAGTTAATGTCAAATCTAGTGCAGTTTtcatatagaataaaatggCTCATGTATTGCTAAATTATTGACAACCTTGTTGGATAATATGCTTGAATGCTACTCTCTGTAGTTTGGATCTTCAGTCATGTTAGAGAAAGTTGAACTGTAGAATAAGATCATATTTCATGTCCCCAAGAGAGGATGAGGTTTCTTTTGGTATTGAGATAGTGGGGGCTTGTTGGATTTTACCGGGCatgttcattttttgtttcatacAAAAATCAATTGATAATAGAAAGAGTGAATTACTAACAACtaattatgttatatttcAGTTGATGCTTTTTAAATGAGGCAATtcatatgtgaatattttagtTCTATGTGGCTTCGATTGGCTCTATATGCCTTTGCAAAACATCCTAACATCTAGATAAGCAGCCTAACTGCTTAACCGATAATTTTGGTGCCATAGACCTATAACTAATTTCTCAGGAAAAGAGTTGGGAATCGGCCCATGTTTCTTAAATGACATGTATTATAGCTcaagccttttttttttttttggctcaTCAAGCTTAAGAAGTTAAGAGCATTACTATTTACACCAATATTGAACTACTTTTgctttgtttaatttttcattcacGTGGAGCATAAGTTGTTACAttataacttttctttattacATTGACCAAAGTTTACCCCCTTCAATAATTCCACTCACATGATTTCACCTGTATTCTACCCCATCAATCAAGCTCACATATGCATAATAGGGAAATGAATAAAGTTCAAGAGATAGCAATGAGCTAGTTGCAGGAATTTCGTGACCGaattcaaatttcacaaattccatataaatactccctccgtccatgaaaatttgtcatttatttccattttcttttatctttaaaaatttgtcacctttcacttttatcatttttttagtgtcattctactaacttattatcacttacattttattataaaactaatatataaaagtagcaCACATctgtcattaatttttttcaatcaactttctattattaaaactcatgccggaTTAATGGTGACGAATTATTAGGAACGGAAGCAGGAATTATAGATTTGAATGATAATTCAACTCAATATTGCGAAGGAGATATTGAGAATGAAGAGACGGCCCAACTACATAATATTGAGAATGAGACGGCCCAACCCAATTCAACGCACACCAGTGCTTTCAACCGTTGGGCACCTCAAAATGGaatatggagagagaaagtgaggGCGCGAAAGAGAGGGAAAATCAGTTAGCTGTTGGAAGAGATGATCAATCGATACTACGGAAACTGCACTCTGTGTCAGTCAATGTATAGCGTCTATGCAATATGCTCACGCTCTATAGGTATGATATTTCTGTAACCTATGAGCTCCAGTTATGCGTTTCCGTTGAATTCATGATTCGAAACT is a window from the Salvia hispanica cultivar TCC Black 2014 chromosome 1, UniMelb_Shisp_WGS_1.0, whole genome shotgun sequence genome containing:
- the LOC125201461 gene encoding uncharacterized protein LOC125201461 isoform X2 is translated as MSERNMEGEDSVRTVDCLRGRLLAERAASKNAKEEELQLENKLMELEKLLKQEAKSRNKAEKRLKFLMKKLESVKSSHCSDESECISSNPCSITKEEQEWKEEKDLIDTQNCSFNLSDDSCSTAEGASSISCAIEFKGRIVEQRNDTFADSLSSASEKSSSNVDQGRSSADEGIKQRNGLFEDSLSSASDQHSSLITDQQSGVCCHSFRSCADDSNSQVDDSMALVVVDTPQREHRIDPVALDASVREVLDTLRRAKEELQSSMVRRRMKMMGVNVKSSAVFI
- the LOC125201461 gene encoding uncharacterized protein LOC125201461 isoform X1, whose product is MSERNMEGEDSVRTVDCLRGRLLAERAASKNAKEEELQLENKLMELEKLLKQEAKSRNKAEKRLKFLMKKLESVKSSHCSDESECISSNPCSITKEEQEWKEEKDLIDTQNCSFNLSDDSCSTAEGASSISCAIEFKGRIVEQRNDTFADSLSSASEKSSSNVDQGSIRSSADEGIKQRNGLFEDSLSSASDQHSSLITDQQSGVCCHSFRSCADDSNSQVDDSMALVVVDTPQREHRIDPVALDASVREVLDTLRRAKEELQSSMVRRRMKMMGVNVKSSAVFI